The genomic segment TGTCTGTTCGGATAGAAACTTCAATCCGTGGGGAGCTTACTGTCCGTTAAAGCGGGATAAATCTTCTTTCCAGTCGTCACGGAACCGGCGGATTCTGATTTCAAATTCATCCATCATATGAAGTAATTGATCAAGATCTTCCGGCTGCGTGCTCCCAGCTTCGAATGCCTGAACCATATAAGAAATTAATTGAATCCGATTCTTCATGTAACTGATTTGCGCATCCTTTGAATGTGTTGCTCTTCCCATTTCTATTCCTCCGGTAAAAATTCAGTCGAACAGATGCAGTGCACCAATGCGTTCAACGGCTTCGGTCAGGCGTTCCGGTTCGGTCAGAAGTCCGACACGGATGTAATTCCCGCCGCTGCTTCCAAAGCCAATGCCCGGTGCCACAACCACGTGCGCCTTAGTGAGCAGTTCATCAAAAAATGTTTCAGAGGTAAATCCTTCCGGCACCGGCAGCCAGCCAAAGAAGGAGCCCTGTGACGGAGCCGCATGCCACCCGATCCGGTGCGCCGCATTGAAAAAGGCATTCCTTCTGGTTTCATAGCGTGCCACAAGATCACGCACGCAGTCCTGCGGTCCGAGAAGTGCCTTCGCACTGGCTTCCTGGATAGCGCCGAACAGGCTGACATAATAATGATCCTGGATCAGTTCGATCGCGCGGATCACGCTCTTGTTTCCGAGTGCGAACCCGACGCGCCAGCCGGCCATGTTGTACGTTTTCGACATGGTGTACATCTCCACACCGATATCTTTTGCTCCCGGCGTCTGGAGGAAACTGCGGGGCTTTTCCCCGTCAAATCCCAGTGCCCCATAGGCAAAGTCGTGAACCACACAGATGTTGTGCTTCTCAGCCGTTCTCACGGTCTGTTCAAAAAAATCAGCGGGTGCCGTAACCGCCGTCGGATTGTTCGGATAGTTGAGGAACATCAGCCGGGCTGTGTCCAGTACACTTTCCGGAAGCGCATCATAATCCGGTAAAAAGCCATTTTCCGAGGTCAGCGGCATTTTTTCCACTTTCAGATTGGCCAGAGCGAATCCCGACAGATAATCCGGATACCCGGGATCCGGCATTAATACGGTGTCTCCGCTGTTCAGCAGGCACTCCCCGACCTCAACGAGTCCCGTTTTTGAACCAAACAGGATCGCAACTTCTTTCTTCGGATCGAGATCAACATCATATTCCCTCTTATAGAAAGTGGCGATGGCTTCCTTCAAAAAGTCATAACCGCGAAAGGGTGAATACTTATGATACAGCGGGTTCGCCGCCGCCTGCTGCAAAGCACGGACGATGTGCTGCGGCGTCGGCTGATCGGGATTCCCCTGTCCGAGATTAATCACATCATACCCCTTTGCAATCTCCGCATTCGTTTTGACAACAAGATCGGCGAAAAACTGTTTCGGCAGACGCTTCAAAGCGTCCGACATTGGATAATCAACCACAATCCATCACTTCCACTTCAATAATTTAGAGATAACCTGCTGCTTTTGATTCATCCTGCAAGAAACAGGAAGCATCAGCTTATATTTGACCCCGTTGTTTATTTTCAACAGTGTGAAAAAAACATATAATAGAGCTACGGTTTCTTTTATTGTCGGAGAAAAAAAGCGTTTTGTAAAGACGTGAAAGGGGGATCTGAAATGAAAGCAGCGATTATTCAGCTGAATATTGCATTTGGCAACCCGGATCAGAACCTGGAGCATGCGGAACATCTGATTTCTGAGGCACTGAAAGACCATCCGGACGTCATCATCCTTCCTGAACTCTGGACAACAGGCTATGATCTGGAACATCTGAACCGGACGGCGGACTCTGAGGGAAAAGCGATACGGCGCGCAGCCGGACGTCTGGCCGGAAAACATCATGTGAATCTCATCGCCGGTTCAACAGCAGTAAAAACCGATAAGGGCATTTTTAACAGAATGGCCGTTTTCAATCGTGAAGGAACATGTATCAAAACATATGATAAAATCCATTTGTTCCGTCTGATGCGTGAAGAACGATTCCTTAAGGCGGGCAGGCGGGACGGTCTGTTTCAGATCGACGGGGTCCTTTCAGCCGGTTTCATCTGTTATGATATCCGCTTTCCCGAATGGATCCGGAAACATGTCCTCGCCGGGGCGAAAATGCTGTTCATCCCCGCAGAATGGCCAAAACCCCGGCTTGACCACTGGCGGACCCTGTTAACCTGCCGGGCGATTGAAAACCAGGTCTATGTGGTGGCCTGCAACCGTGCCGGCAGCGACCCGGACAATCATTTTGCCGGTCACTCCCTGGTGATCGGTCCCTGGGGAGATATCCTTGCAGAAGCGGATGAGAATGAAGGGATTCTGTCTGTTGATCTGCCTCTTTCAGCTGTGGAAGAGGTCCGTTCCCGGATTCCCGTCTTCGAGGACCGGCGTCCGGAAATATACTAACGGTTTTGAAACGAAAGTATGTCAACTACTGTCGAAGAACAGTTGAGCAAATAACCAATACCACCGCTTTGCATACAATAAAAGGGCAATCCATCAACTATTGAGGAATGGAGAATGCCCGATGAAGAAAAATCTGAAGTTGCCCGATCTGAGTCAGGCTACGCACTGGATCAATCAAAGACCCGATCAAAAGGCCCTGTCCGGCCGGCCGTTGCTTGTTTATTTCTGGTCTCTTGGCTGCGTCTACTGCAAAAAGGTCATACCTCAGATCCATGAATTACGAGAACGGTGCCGCGATCAGCTGAACATCATCGCCATTCATATGCCGTTATCTGAATCTGAACTGGATCCGGAACAGGTAGCCCGGAGCTGTATGATGCATGAAATGAAGTGCCCCGTTCTGATTGATAACCGGCACCGTCTGGCAGATGCATTCGGCAACCGCCATGTCCCCACCTGTTATCTCTTCGACAGACGCGGACAACTGCTGGAATACCATATGGGGGAACTCGGAGTCAGGCGCGCCTTGAAAGCGGCAGAACAACTCGTCTATTCTTTGGAATAGAATATGATGAAATGGCGACGGACAAACAGGAGAAAGCTGAAGATCATGCGGCCAATAACTGCACCGGTAATATTCAGCCACATATCATCAATATCAAAAATGCGGGAGGCAAACAGATACTGCGAGGACTCGATAAACAGACTGAACAGAAAGGCAGACAGAATGAGCAGCGGATACCTCCCCGCCGGTTTTGACAAGATTGGAAGCAGGAGACCAAACGGGAGAAACAGCAGCATATTTCCGATGACATTTTTAAAAATCAGGGCCAGACTCCCACTCCTTATCATCAGAGCAAGGCTGCTGAAAATCTTCAGGTTTTCTGATCTTCCATAGGTGTAGTAGTTGTGGGTGAAAAGGGTCAGTAGGAGCACAACAGAAAGGTAACTGAGAAAGAAAAACATAAGAAGATATTTTTTCTGAAAGAGGTTCATCAGCTTTTCCCTCCCTTTTGCATAGGTATGATCTGTTGCGGACAAACATGCCCGCCGGCAGTTATCCTGTGTGCGTCCGCCCTTTTCCTATATGAAGCTGATAACAGAGCGCATTGATCTGACCACCGATAATAATCGTAAATGCAGTCAGATAAAACCAGAGCATCAGAATGATGATCCCGCCAAGGGTCCCGTATGTAGAGGTATAATTGCCCAGATACCGGACATAAAAGGAGAACGCGTAAGAGGCGAGCTGCCACCCGGCGCCGGCTATCACTGCCCCGATAATCACTTCGCCCGGCTTCAGCCTGATATTCGGAGCGAGCATAAACAGAAAATCAAAGATCATAATGATCACCACAAACGTGACCAGTGTGCTGATAACAGACCACATTCCGGCAAAGCTTTCGGAAAAGCCGAGATATCTGAACAGAGAGCGCATCCACGCTGCAGCAATAACGTTGACAGCAAGCGTCATCGCAATCGCAAAAATCATGGCCAGTGTAAAACACATGGCAAGAAAGCGGGTCAGAATAAAGGGCCTTGTTTCTTTGACATGATACGCCCGGTTCAGCGTCCGTATCAAGGCATTGATGGCGCCTGAAGCCGGCCAGATGGTCGCAATCACGCCGAGAGAGAGCAGACCCCCGCTTTTTGTAAAGACGCCGTTCAGGTTCTGCTCAATTAAGGACATGACCTCCCCCGGCAGGTAACGTTCAAGAAATGGAATGATCTCCGCCTGCGTCAGGCCGAGATAAGGGAGGATCGCAAAAAGAAAAATCACCAGCGGAAAAAGCGACAACAGGAAATAAAACGCTAATGTTGCCGCCAGATCCACCGTATGATCTTCAATAAATCTTTTTGTGAGAAGTTTAATGAACAAACGGACTTCCTTAAACTCCTTTTCTCTTTTCACTTTCTCCATCTCCGCGTCTTTCCTTTTCATTTCCGGACAATGACCGAAGTCAGGCGTCGTCCGAACCTTCAGGCTTATATCCGGATGGCATGGATTTCAGCGGCATCGTACCGGGATTCGGTACAGTGGTTTCATTTTCAAGACGCTGCAAAGCCTCTTCTTCAGGACTAATCAGAGACGGTTCCTGATAGTTCGCCACACTCTGCCCGGCGCGTCTTATTTTTCCTGCTATTTCCGTCAGCTCGCTGCCTGCTTCCATGACATACTGATACGTATTTCCCGTACTTTTCCTGGCCTTCTCCGCGTTGTCGATCATCTGCTGGACGTCTTCCGATATTTCACGTGCCAGACCTTTCAGCCGGGATCCCGTCGCCGTAAAATAATTTCCGACCTGATCGGGATGCCTCCAGACCGTCTGAATCACTCTTCCGCTGTTCTTTGCAGCGGTCTGCAGCCGGTTTCCCCATACCGACCGTGTCTCCCGTCCGAAGAGTGACAGTCCGCAGCCGATCATTCCCCCGATCAGCATAAACCTGCCCATCCGGCTCCTGCCGTATATGCTCATCAGAATCAGCTCCCCTGCGATAAGCTATAACCCATCAAGGATTACGCTTTTTAGTGTGCACCGGAGGCCGTTTAATATGAGAATCCAGGGTCTGTTAAAAAGTGGAGAAACTCCGTAATAGAAAACCGGACAGCTTATCACTGCACTCATCATAACAGAAACGGTATAAAAAAACATAAACTCAAGTGTCGTTCGGTCTTGCAAGACGGGTATGCTAAAATGAGGCAAGGATACAGAAAGAAGGGACACTGTTGGCAAAACTGAATCAGAAGTGGGATCTTGATCCCGTTTTTAAAGGGGGAAGCGCGTCCCCGGCATTTTCCGGCTTTCTTAAGCAACTGCAGGAAGACCTCAGACATTTCAAGTCTGTCCTTCAGCACAGAGTTCAGGTAACTGCAGCTGATGCCGACGCCTTTCAGACCATCATGAAACAATACGGTGAGCTCGCAGGGCGACTGCGTGAAGCGGCTGCATTCACGGAATGCCTGACTTCTCAGAATGTCAAAGATGAGAAAGCGCTGGCGCTGAGCAGCCGGGTGCAGCGCCTTATCGCTTTATTTGAAGCCTGCGACACGCAGACCGATGCACTCCTGCGCCGGATTGACGATAAGGACTGGCAGAGACTTGTTGAAAACCTGGGCGACATCCGTTTTGCCCTTGAGGAGAAAAGAAGTCTTTCCAGAAAAAAGCTACCTGCTGAGCAGGAAGAACTGATCAGCAGCCTGTCGGTTGACGGTTATCATGCATGGGGACAGCTGTATTATGCCCTCGTCGGGAAAATAAAGATCCCGCTGGCGCATCCTGCAGGTGGAAAAGAGACCCTCTCCGTCAGCCAGGCCAGTAATCTGCTTGATGATCCGGATCGCACCGTACGACAGCAGGTCTTTCATGCGCTGGAGAATTCCTGGTCGGAAAACGCCGACCTTTTTGCTGCAACCCTGAATCATCTCTCCGGGTACCGCCTGTCCGTCTACGAAGCACGCGGCTGGTCAGACTTTCTCGCTGAACCTCTGGCTTTTAACCGGATGACGCGCCGTACACTGGACACGATGTGGCAAACGGTCACGGAATATAAACCGAAATTTGTCAGGTTTCTCGAAAGAAAGGCGAAACTGCTCGGACTGGACCGACTCTCATGGTTTGACGTTCATGCCCCGCTCACCCGGGATACAAAAAAGGTATCCTATGAGGATGCAGCCGGTTTTATCGTTAAGCATTTTCGGACATTCAATCCGAAGATGGCCGATTTTGCAAAACACGCCCTGGAAAATCGCTGGATTGAAGCGGAAAACCGCCCTGATAAACGACCGGGCGGATTTTGTACCAGTTTTCCTCTGACCGGCGAATCGCGTATTTTCATGACATTCAGCGGCACTGCCTCAAATACGTCGACTATTGCCCATGAACTTGGCCATGCCTACCACCAGTCAGTGATGCAGGGTATTCCTTTCCTTTCGCAGCAATACGCGATGAATGTCGCAGAAACGGCATCAACTTTTTCGGAAATGATCGTCAGCGATGCTGCTGAATCGGCCGCAAAATCTAAAGAGGAAAAGCTGACTTTTCTCAGCACCAAACTGGAACGCAGTATTGATTTACTGATGAATATCCATGCCCGTTTCCTGTTTGAAACGCGGTTTTATGCCGAGCGGAAAAAAGGGGCGGTTCCGGTTGACCGGCTTAATCAGCTGATGGAAAGCGCAGAGAAGGAGGCCTATCTGAATTCGCTGGACGTTTATCATCCGGCGTTCTGGGCATCCAAGCTGCATTTTTATATTACGGACTGGCCCTTCTACAATTTCCCGTACACATTCGGGTTCCTGTTCAGTACCGGTATTTATGTCCAGGCGCTTAAGGGAGGAAAATCTTTTGCGGCTAAATACGATGCACTTCTCCGCGATACAGGACGTATGACAACCGAACAGCTGGCTGAGAAACATCTGGGCGTCGTTCTGAGTGCACCGGACTTCTGGCGTTCCGCACTAGACTATCTGGCGCAGGACGTAGATAAGTTCCTGGCGCTCACAGACTCACCGTGAAGTGAAGCTTGAATCAGCGGGAGTTTTTCGGACGCGCAGGACGTGCCGTGCAGGCGTCGCGACAGGAGGTTCTTATTTTTAGCCTGCGCGCATCTCCCACTGAATGTCAGTTGAAACCCATCGGGCGGCTGCGGACCGTTACCTCCACCTGAGTATTATCATTTACCCGCATGACCCTGTGGTGGGGGTCTTACTGCCCGTTCATGCGGGATTTTCCATACGATTTGAAGTGAAATGGAATCATTTTTCTATAGACAAAAATTCTCTTTCCGAATACAATAGGAGTGGAAAATTAAATTATAATTGTTTTAATCAACAAATCATGCTGTCATCCAAACGGGTGGCAGCATGTTCCGTTTTAAGAGGTATGAAGATGATTCCCATTCTCAATTAAAATGAAAATTTTTCATTCTTACAGGTATTTATCAGGAAAAGAGGACAAAACCATGAACGAACAGGCTGGAACCATGAATCAAAAACTGAACGTCCTTCGCGCCGGTGTTCTCGGAGCAAATGACGGGATTGTCTCAACTGCAGGACTGGTTGTCGGTGTGGCCGGGGCGACAGGAAATACGATGACTTTACTGATATCCGGTCTCGCCGGGCTGGTTGCCGGCGCGCTTTCCATGGCCGGCGGTGAGTATGTGTCTGTCAGCACACAGAAGGATACGGAAAAAGCAGTTGTGGAGGCAGAAAAGGTCAGATTAAAAGAAGATTATGAAGGTGAAGTGAATGAACTGACAGACATCTATGTGGCCAATGGCTTATCGGAACAACTATCCAGACAGGTCGCCCTGGAACTGATGAACAAGGATGCCATTGGGGCCCATGCGGCCGCGGAGCTGGGCGTCAGGCCGGGCGAATACGTGAATCCATGGCATGCCGCCTTCTCCTCCATGTTCGCCTTTTCTATCGGAGCGATTCTTCCCCTGCTGATGATTGTCCTGATGCCGCCGCCGGTCAGAGTGCTGTTTACTGTGATTGCCGTTCTGATCTCACTTGCTTTAACCGGTTATATCAGTGCCCATCTCGGCGGTGCGCCAAAATGGCCGGCTGTCCTGCGCAATGTGGTTGTCGGTGCCCTGACCATGGGATTAACCTTCACGGTCGGCACGCTTCTATAAGAAAGGCACTCAGGCTGAGCAAGTCGCCGGCATCACAGAGGTCTGGTTTACCCAGGCCTTTTTCCGTAAAAAATTTTTTATGAAGTGAAACGTCAATCAGTGGGGGCTTGATTCCCCACTGATTTTTAGTTGTACCCATCGGGCTGCTGCGGGAAGTGATCCCCGCCCGGGCCTGTTCGTTTGCCCTCATCACCCTGGGGCGATGCTGCCGTTCATGGGGAATAAAGGATAAATAAGGCGGGTATCCGGACGGTCCCTGCACGTGGACCGTCTTTTTCAATGGCTGTCTGTTTCTCATTTTTCGTCTATAATGGTCTATATATATGGAATCGGTACGAGAAACGGGAAATCTGTTACGACGTTCTGGCGGGAGAGGAGAAAGACATTTGACAGGAACAAGAGAGACTTATATCCACAGGATTCATACTGCTGCAAAAAAGGAACCTGCAGATCTGGTGATTAAAAACGGCAAGGTGGTCGATGTGTTCAGTGGAACACTGATGGACACAGATGTCGCGGTCAGGGATGGCATGATTGTCGGCCTGGGCCATTACGAAGGAAAGAAAACACTTGACGCAGCGGGAAAATTCATCTGCCCCGCACTGATTGACGGGCATGTGCACATCGAGTCATCGATGCTTACCCCCGGTCCGTTTGCCCGCGTACTTGCGGCACACGGGGTGACCACGGCCATCACAGATCCACATGAAATTGCCAATGTACTTGGGACAAAGGGCATCCGTTTCATGCTGGAGAGGGCGCGGGACAGCCTGATTGACATCTATGTGATGCTGCCCTCTTCTGTTCCATGCGCCTCCTTTGAACACAGTGGTGCAACGCTTCATGCTGAGGACCTTGAACCGCTGTTTCGTTATGATCATGTCCTCGGTCTTGCTGAGGTCATGGATTTTCCGGCTGTGCTGCATGCTGATCCGCAGATGGTCGACAAACTGCTCATGGCGCAGAAACACACGTGGCGAATTGACGGGCACGGCGCCGGGCTCGATGCCGACGGAATAAATGTGTATACGGCAGCAGGCATCCATACCGATCACGAATGTGTTTCAATCGATGAAGCACAGGATCGGTTATCGCGGGGCATGTATGTCATGATCCGTCAGGGAACCGTGGCGAAGGATCTCAATCAGCTGATCGGACTGGTGAATGAGAAGAACAGCCGCCGTTTCCTGTTTTGTACGGATGATAAATATCCGGATGATCTGATTGCGGAAGGCAGCGTGGATTACAATGTGCGCCTCGCAATCAGGAACGGGCTTGATCCGATCACCTGCATCCAGATGGCTTCGCTGAATGCAGCCGAGTGTTTCGGCCTGCGGACAAAAGGGGCCATAGCACCGGGATACGAAGCCAGTTTTCTTCTTCTGAATGACCTTGAGTCCTTTCAGATTCACGAAGTCTATGTCCGTGGAAAACGGGTTGCCGCGGGCGGTGCAGCCGAAGAGGCGGGTAGTAGCTCATCGATTCCTGCCGCCTCCCATCCGCTGGTCCTGAACGGTCTTAAGCCTGACAGGCTGCAGATTCCCATTGGTGATTCGGGAAAAGCACATATTATTGAGATTATCCCCAACAGTCTGGTTACCCGCGAAAAAATAGCCAGGGTCCCGGTTAAGGACGGGAACTTTCAGTATACAGACAAGCAGGATCTTCTGAAACTTGCCGTTATTGAGCGCCATAAGGGACTGGGTACGATCGGACTCGGGATCGTCAGTGGATTCGGGCTGCACTCCGGAGCGATCGCAACAACAATCGCTCATGATTCCCATAATCTGGTAGTCACGGGACACAGCGATTCCGATATGCTGGTCGCCGCTGAACGTCTGAAACAGCTGGATGGCGGAATGGTTGTCGTTGACGGGGGCAGGGTCCTGGCTGAACTTGCTCTGCCCATTGCCGGACTGATGACGGACGCGCCGGCCGCTGAAGTAGCCGCCGCCCTGCAAAAACTGCGCGCGGCAGCAAGCTCCCTTGGGTCGGCCGAATCTTTTAATCCGTTTCTGACTCTGTCGTTTCTCAGCCTTCCGGTCATTCCAGACCTGAAGCTGACTGACACCGGCCTGTTCGACGTACGCGCCTTTCACCATATTCCGGTCTCTGCCGGATGATCCATTCAATGTTCCGACCCGGAAGGCCACAAGCCAGAGTAACCCATTGTTCTCGCTGACAGCAACGGCTGCTGATGATACCATGCAGAGAGATCGTAAAAGTCAGCCTGAAAGAGATTGATTCGCTGAAATTAAGATTGATCAATCAAAATGAGTAATCTGAAAATCGTTCGGCCGAAGTTCAGAACAGGGTATGCCCGCCCTTTTCGCGGATTCTAATAAAATGGATGATTGACACTTCATGGGAGGTTCTTTTCTTGACGCTGCCTGAAGCATTTACAGAAAAAATGACACACCTGCTGGGAGACGAGGCCCCCGCCTTTCTGGCCACATACCAGGAGAGCCGTTCGTACGGCCTGCGGGCGAATCTGCTGAAAATAACCCGTGATGAACTGGTGCATAAAAGTAGTTTTGCCCTGAAGTCCGTGCCTTTCTGCCCATCCGGATTCTATTATTCAGAAACGGATAGGCCGGGAAAACACCCGTGGCATCAGGCGGGCTTATATTACATCCAGGAACCCAGCGCGATGTTCGTTGCCGAAGTCGTTGGTGCCAAGCCTGGTGATCGAGTGCTTGACCTGTGTGCCGCCCCCGGCGGAAAGTCCACGCAGCTCGCTGCAGCAATGCATAACCGGGGATTACTCGTGACAAACGAAATCTATCAGAAACGGGCAAAAGTGCTGTCCGGAAATATTGAGCGTATGGGGATCACGAATGCCCTTGTCACGAATGAAACCCCTGAGCGTCTTGCTGCTTATTTCCCGGGCAATTTTGACAAAATTCTTGTCGACGCCCCCTGTTCGGGTGAGGGCATGTTCCGGAAAGATCCGGAGGCTGCCGAATACTGGAGCCCGGAGCATGTCCGTGAATGTGCGGCGCTGCAGGCCCGGATCCTTGAGGAGGCCTGCCGCATGCTGCGCCAGGGCGGAGTGCTCGTCTATTCGACTTGCACCTTCTCACCGGAAGAAAATGAGCAGCAGATTGAAGCCCTCCTCACCCGTTATCCGGATCTCGAACTGGTACCACTCAAAAAAAGCGACGGGGTTGAAGACGGCCGTCCGGAGTGGAGCCGGTCAAAAAATCCTGCCCTGCTCCGAACTGCCCGGCTCTGGCCGCACCGTCTCAGGGGAGAAGGCCATTTTGTTGCGAAACTGATCAAAAACGGACCTGCCCCGACTAAGAAACTAAAGGCAGCACCCTCTGCCGGAACATCCTTATTGAAAGACTACCGGACGTTTGAAGCCCAAGCCCTGACCAAGAGAAGACACGGCCGCTTTTTCTATCGAGGCAGCCAGTTGTATCTTCTTCCGGAAGACTGTCCGGATTTTGGAAAACTCCGGGTCATCCGGGCAGGACTTCATCTCGGGGAACAGAAGAAACACCGCTTTGAGCCGAATCACGCCCTCGCCCTTGCGGGATCTGCAACGTCATTTCAATCACTTCTCCCGCTCCTGTCATCAGGAAAAGAATGGGTACGCTATCTGCATGGCGAAACCCTGCCTGTTCCACCGGAAATAAAGGGCTGGACCGTGGTGACCATCGACGGCTGCCCGCTCGGCTGGGGCAAAGCCTTGGGCGGTATTCTGAAAAATTTTTATCCGAAAGGTCTGCGTCTTTACGGACTGAATCACTAACTATTAAAGGAGCTGGTCATTTGCCATTGCTGAATATTGGAGATGCCGTCGGTCTGATCTCTTGTTCAGACGGACTGTATCCGGATGAGAAGAAAAAACTGAGAAAGATTATCCGGACCCTGGACGGGATCGGCCTGGACATCCGGGTCGCGAGAACCATCTATCGTACTGAGGAAGCGCCCTTCAGTGGAACACCTGAAGCCCGGGCGAAGGAACTGATGAAGCTGTTTCGCGATCCTTCCGTCGAAGTCATTTTTGATGTATCCGGCGGCGACAGCGCCAATCAGATTCTGCCTTTTCTTGATTATGACGTGATCAGAAAATCAGGCACCCTGTTTACCGGCATCAGCGATCTGTCGGTGATCAACAATGCCATCTTCGCTCAATGCGGCCTCCCCGCCTGTCATTACCGAATCAAAAATCTCGCCGGTTCCTGTGCAACGGATCAGAAAGCTGTCTTCCTCAATTATTTCTCCCATCCGTCGGCACGGACCACCTTCAATTGCCGCTGGCTGCGCGGTCACAAAATGAGCGGCACGGTCGTCGGAGGAAACATCCGCTGCTTCCTCAAACTCGCCGGAACAGTGTATTTTCCAGATACCTGGCATCGCATTCTTTTCCTCGAATCGCTCGGCGGAGGGCCTGCCCGCATGGCCTCCCTTCTCGCCCAGCTTGACCAGCTTGGCGTGTTCAGCAGAGTCAGCGGTGTTCTTCTCGGCACGTTTACCGAAATGCAGTCACGAAACAGAACCCCGGCGATCGATCAGCTGGTTCTTGCGGTGACGGAAAAATATCAGCTCCCCGTCGCAAAGACGAATCAG from the Sporolactobacillus sp. Y61 genome contains:
- a CDS encoding VanZ family protein is translated as MNLFQKKYLLMFFFLSYLSVVLLLTLFTHNYYTYGRSENLKIFSSLALMIRSGSLALIFKNVIGNMLLFLPFGLLLPILSKPAGRYPLLILSAFLFSLFIESSQYLFASRIFDIDDMWLNITGAVIGRMIFSFLLFVRRHFIIFYSKE
- the ade gene encoding adenine deaminase: MTGTRETYIHRIHTAAKKEPADLVIKNGKVVDVFSGTLMDTDVAVRDGMIVGLGHYEGKKTLDAAGKFICPALIDGHVHIESSMLTPGPFARVLAAHGVTTAITDPHEIANVLGTKGIRFMLERARDSLIDIYVMLPSSVPCASFEHSGATLHAEDLEPLFRYDHVLGLAEVMDFPAVLHADPQMVDKLLMAQKHTWRIDGHGAGLDADGINVYTAAGIHTDHECVSIDEAQDRLSRGMYVMIRQGTVAKDLNQLIGLVNEKNSRRFLFCTDDKYPDDLIAEGSVDYNVRLAIRNGLDPITCIQMASLNAAECFGLRTKGAIAPGYEASFLLLNDLESFQIHEVYVRGKRVAAGGAAEEAGSSSSIPAASHPLVLNGLKPDRLQIPIGDSGKAHIIEIIPNSLVTREKIARVPVKDGNFQYTDKQDLLKLAVIERHKGLGTIGLGIVSGFGLHSGAIATTIAHDSHNLVVTGHSDSDMLVAAERLKQLDGGMVVVDGGRVLAELALPIAGLMTDAPAAEVAAALQKLRAAASSLGSAESFNPFLTLSFLSLPVIPDLKLTDTGLFDVRAFHHIPVSAG
- a CDS encoding SE1561 family protein produces the protein MGRATHSKDAQISYMKNRIQLISYMVQAFEAGSTQPEDLDQLLHMMDEFEIRIRRFRDDWKEDLSRFNGQ
- a CDS encoding carbon-nitrogen family hydrolase yields the protein MKAAIIQLNIAFGNPDQNLEHAEHLISEALKDHPDVIILPELWTTGYDLEHLNRTADSEGKAIRRAAGRLAGKHHVNLIAGSTAVKTDKGIFNRMAVFNREGTCIKTYDKIHLFRLMREERFLKAGRRDGLFQIDGVLSAGFICYDIRFPEWIRKHVLAGAKMLFIPAEWPKPRLDHWRTLLTCRAIENQVYVVACNRAGSDPDNHFAGHSLVIGPWGDILAEADENEGILSVDLPLSAVEEVRSRIPVFEDRRPEIY
- a CDS encoding VIT family protein, whose product is MNEQAGTMNQKLNVLRAGVLGANDGIVSTAGLVVGVAGATGNTMTLLISGLAGLVAGALSMAGGEYVSVSTQKDTEKAVVEAEKVRLKEDYEGEVNELTDIYVANGLSEQLSRQVALELMNKDAIGAHAAAELGVRPGEYVNPWHAAFSSMFAFSIGAILPLLMIVLMPPPVRVLFTVIAVLISLALTGYISAHLGGAPKWPAVLRNVVVGALTMGLTFTVGTLL
- a CDS encoding thioredoxin-like domain-containing protein; translation: MKKNLKLPDLSQATHWINQRPDQKALSGRPLLVYFWSLGCVYCKKVIPQIHELRERCRDQLNIIAIHMPLSESELDPEQVARSCMMHEMKCPVLIDNRHRLADAFGNRHVPTCYLFDRRGQLLEYHMGELGVRRALKAAEQLVYSLE
- a CDS encoding pyridoxal phosphate-dependent aminotransferase, encoding MVVDYPMSDALKRLPKQFFADLVVKTNAEIAKGYDVINLGQGNPDQPTPQHIVRALQQAAANPLYHKYSPFRGYDFLKEAIATFYKREYDVDLDPKKEVAILFGSKTGLVEVGECLLNSGDTVLMPDPGYPDYLSGFALANLKVEKMPLTSENGFLPDYDALPESVLDTARLMFLNYPNNPTAVTAPADFFEQTVRTAEKHNICVVHDFAYGALGFDGEKPRSFLQTPGAKDIGVEMYTMSKTYNMAGWRVGFALGNKSVIRAIELIQDHYYVSLFGAIQEASAKALLGPQDCVRDLVARYETRRNAFFNAAHRIGWHAAPSQGSFFGWLPVPEGFTSETFFDELLTKAHVVVAPGIGFGSSGGNYIRVGLLTEPERLTEAVERIGALHLFD
- a CDS encoding M3 family oligoendopeptidase, producing the protein MAKLNQKWDLDPVFKGGSASPAFSGFLKQLQEDLRHFKSVLQHRVQVTAADADAFQTIMKQYGELAGRLREAAAFTECLTSQNVKDEKALALSSRVQRLIALFEACDTQTDALLRRIDDKDWQRLVENLGDIRFALEEKRSLSRKKLPAEQEELISSLSVDGYHAWGQLYYALVGKIKIPLAHPAGGKETLSVSQASNLLDDPDRTVRQQVFHALENSWSENADLFAATLNHLSGYRLSVYEARGWSDFLAEPLAFNRMTRRTLDTMWQTVTEYKPKFVRFLERKAKLLGLDRLSWFDVHAPLTRDTKKVSYEDAAGFIVKHFRTFNPKMADFAKHALENRWIEAENRPDKRPGGFCTSFPLTGESRIFMTFSGTASNTSTIAHELGHAYHQSVMQGIPFLSQQYAMNVAETASTFSEMIVSDAAESAAKSKEEKLTFLSTKLERSIDLLMNIHARFLFETRFYAERKKGAVPVDRLNQLMESAEKEAYLNSLDVYHPAFWASKLHFYITDWPFYNFPYTFGFLFSTGIYVQALKGGKSFAAKYDALLRDTGRMTTEQLAEKHLGVVLSAPDFWRSALDYLAQDVDKFLALTDSP
- a CDS encoding YihY/virulence factor BrkB family protein, which translates into the protein MEKVKREKEFKEVRLFIKLLTKRFIEDHTVDLAATLAFYFLLSLFPLVIFLFAILPYLGLTQAEIIPFLERYLPGEVMSLIEQNLNGVFTKSGGLLSLGVIATIWPASGAINALIRTLNRAYHVKETRPFILTRFLAMCFTLAMIFAIAMTLAVNVIAAAWMRSLFRYLGFSESFAGMWSVISTLVTFVVIIMIFDFLFMLAPNIRLKPGEVIIGAVIAGAGWQLASYAFSFYVRYLGNYTSTYGTLGGIIILMLWFYLTAFTIIIGGQINALCYQLHIGKGRTHTG